The Candidatus Nanosynbacter sp. HMT-352 genomic interval GGTTGCTCAATACGCGCAAGATTTGGGATATGAAAGTTTGCCGCTAGCGACACAGACGTCGTTTGCCTTGGCAAAAGGAAAAGATACGCCGCAAACTCCTCGCGGTTATGCTGGTCGAGCTGGTTTGTATGAGGTCATGGATATTACTGAAGAGATTCAGAATTTGATTGTTAAGCGCGCGACCTCAGCGGAAATTCAGCGAATGGCAATTCAACAGGGTATGATTACGATGCGTCAAGATGGTTATTTGAAGGCGTTGAACGGAATAACGACAATAGAAGAAGTTAATAGGGTAGCGGCGGATACCGCGTAAAAGGAGGAAACATGAATAATCAAGAATTGCGAATTGAGATTTTGCTGGAAGAGGTCGTTAAGAAGCGAGCTTCAGACCTTCATATTCAAGTTGGTTTGCCGCCAATGCTACGAATTGACGGTTCATTGATGCCGGCCGCCGGAACTCAACCATTGGACGAGCCTGCAGTTGAGAGATTGGTATTTCAGATTCTCGATGAAGATCAGCGACAGATTTTGCTAAAAGATAAGGAATTCGACTTTTCGTTTGCGTTTGGCACATTGGGGCGATTCCGAGTTAATGCCTTTCATGAGCGTGGCAATTTGGCTGCAGCTCTACGTTTGATTCCAAATGAAATTAAGTCGGCGTCTGAGCTGGGTATGCCACCAGTTGTTAATACGTTTGCAGATTTTCCTCGTGGTTTGGTGTTGGTCACTGGTCCAACTGGTTCCGGTAAGTCAACGACTTTGGCGGCGCTGGTTGATAAAATTAATTCTGAGCGCTCACAGCATATTATTACCATTGAAGACCCTATCGAGTTTACCCACAAGTCGAAAAAATCAGTGGTAGTTCAGCGTGAAGTTCATTACGATACTTATTCGTTCTCTGCGGCTTTGCGCTCGAGTCTTCGCCAAGACCCAGATGTTGTGTTGATTGGTGAGATGCGCGACCTCGAGACGATTTCAGCAGCGATTACAATTGCTGAAACTGGACACTTGGTGTTTGCGACGCTACACACAAACTCCGCTGCGCAATCAATCGACCGTATGATTGACGTGTTCCCGCCACACCAGCAGCCGCAGATTCGCGCTCAGCTCAGTAATATTTTGATGGCAATTTGTTCGCAGCGACTAGTCCCGGCTATTGGTGGTGGACGAGTCGTGGCGGCAGAGGTTTTGATTGCTAATCCAGCGGTGCGCAACATTATCCGCGAAGGTAAATCTCACCAATTGGATGCCGTGATTCAGACTGGT includes:
- a CDS encoding type IV pilus twitching motility protein PilT; translated protein: MNNQELRIEILLEEVVKKRASDLHIQVGLPPMLRIDGSLMPAAGTQPLDEPAVERLVFQILDEDQRQILLKDKEFDFSFAFGTLGRFRVNAFHERGNLAAALRLIPNEIKSASELGMPPVVNTFADFPRGLVLVTGPTGSGKSTTLAALVDKINSERSQHIITIEDPIEFTHKSKKSVVVQREVHYDTYSFSAALRSSLRQDPDVVLIGEMRDLETISAAITIAETGHLVFATLHTNSAAQSIDRMIDVFPPHQQPQIRAQLSNILMAICSQRLVPAIGGGRVVAAEVLIANPAVRNIIREGKSHQLDAVIQTGADQGMQTMDRTLVNLVQNGTITYDSAREFAVDLTEFERLMRG